The proteins below come from a single Benincasa hispida cultivar B227 chromosome 4, ASM972705v1, whole genome shotgun sequence genomic window:
- the LOC120075311 gene encoding 1,4-alpha-glucan-branching enzyme 1, chloroplastic/amyloplastic-like produces MLPSPCVLPSPALASLSLSAKKIFTLDSRNQWPSLRQELNFGSKMSNHRQMNPFMLPFSTYKKVHSPAISSVVTDDTPKVSSPDESTENIGILSHDPGLESFKDHFKYRVGRYADLLNLLDKHEGGLDEFARGYLKFGFNREEDGIVYREWAPAAQEAQIIGDFNGWDGTNHRMEKNEFGIWSIKIRDLSGKPAISHNSRVKFRFKHGNGVWIDRIPAWIKYATVDPTKFAAPYDGVYWDPPPLERYEFKHPRPAKPKAPRVYEAHVGMSSSEPRVSSYREFADFVLPRIKENNYNTVQLMAIMEHSYYASFGYHVTNFFAVSSRSGTPEDLKYLIDKAHGLGLRVLMDVVHSHASNNVTDGLNGFDVGQSTQDSYFHTGDRGYHKLWDSRLFNYANWEVLRFLLSNIRWWLEEYQFDGFRFDGVTSMLYHHHGINMAFTGTYNEYFSEATDVDAVVYLMLANNLTHSILPDATVIAEDVSGMPGLGRPVSEGGIGFDYRLQMAIPDKWIDYLKNKSDEEWSMGEISWNLTNRRYSEKCISYAESHDQSIVGDKTIAFLLMDKEMYSGMSCLTDASPVVERGISLHKMIHFITMALGGEGYLNFMGNEFGHPEWIDFPREGNGWSYDKCRRQWNLPDTDHLRYKFLNAFDRAMNSLDDKFSFLASSKQIVSCTSEEDKVIVFERGDLVFVFNFHPINTYDGYKVGCDLPGKYRVALDSDAWDFGGHGRVGHDVDHFTSPEGIPGVSETNFNNRPNSFKVLSPARTCVVYHRVDESKEKENDNLVGANEARATDVFARHVEDDNEGSAGGEEENDIAAGEISKIEDDTDTRKTEDGDVDSNKIEDLPVRD; encoded by the exons ATGCTGCCTTCTCCTTGTGTTCTTCCTTCACCTGCTCTTGCTTCTTTGTCACTTTCGgcgaagaaaattttcactttg GACTCAAGAAATCAATGGCCTTCACTGAGACAAGAGCTGAATTTTGGGTCTAAAATGTCGAATCACCGGCAGATGAACCCATTTATGCTTCCATTCTCTACTtacaaaaag GTTCACAGTCCTGCTATCTCTTCTGTCGTGACAGATGATACACCAAAAGTGTCATCTCCTGATGAAAGCACGGAGAATATTGGCATCTTGAGCCATGATCCAGGCTTGGAATCCTTCAAAGATCATTTCAAGTATAGAGTAGGGAGATATGCTGATCTACTAAACCTTCTAGATAAGCATGAAGGAGGTCTTGACGAATTTGCACGAG GATACctaaaatttggatttaataGAGAAGAAGATGGGATTGTGTATCGTGAATGGGCTCCAGCTGCACA GGAGGCACAAATTATTGGTGACTTTAACGGATGGGACGGAACCAATCACCGAATGGAAAAGAATGAATTTGGCATTTGGAGTATAAAAATTCGTGATCTTAGTGGGAAACCTGCCATTTCTCACAATTCAAGAGTTAAGTTCCGTTTCAAGCATGGAAATGGAGTATGGATTGATCGGATACCTGCTTGGATTAAATATGCCACCGTGGATCCTACTAAATTTGCAGCACCGTATGATGGTGTGTACTGGGACCCACCTCCTTTAGAAAG GTATGAATTTAAGCATCCACGTCCTGCAAAGCCCAAGGCCCCACGAGTGTATGAAGCTCATGTTGGGATGAGTAGCTCAGAACCACGAGTTAGTTCATACAGAGAATTTGCTGATTTTGTTTTACCTCGtattaaagaaaataactaCAATACAGTCCAATTGATGGCTATTATGGAACATTCGTATTATGCATCATTTGGATATCACGTTACTAACTTTTTTGCTGTAAGCAGTAGATCTGGAACTCCTGAGGACCTAAAATATCTTATTGACAAGGCCCATGGCTTGGGTTTACGGGTGTTGATGGATGTTGTTCATAGCCATGCAAGTAACAATGTCACTGATGGCCTTAATGGCTTTGATGTTGGTCAAAGTACCCAAGATTCTTATTTCCACACTGGAGATCGTGGTTACCATAAGCTGTGGGATAGTAGACTCTTCAATTATGCCAACTGGGAAGTTCTGCGTTTCCTTTTATCAAACATAAGATGGTGGTTGGAGGAGTACCAATTTGATGGCTTTCGATTTGATGGCGTAACTTCAATGCTGTATCATCACCATGGAATCAACATGGCTTTCACTGGAACTTATAATGAGTACTTCAGTGAAGCAACAGATGTTGATGCTGTCGTGTATTTGATGCTAGCAAATAATCTGACTCACAGCATTTTGCCAGATGCAACTGTAATTGCTGAAGATGTTTCGGGCATGCCTGGTCTTGGAAGACCTGTTTCCGAAGGGGGTATTGGTTTTGACTACCGTCTTCAAATGGCCATTCCTGACAAATGGATTGATTACTTGAAGAACAAAAGTGATGAGGAATGGTCCATGGGGGAAATAAGTTGGAACTTGACAAATAGAAGATATTCAGAGAAGTGTATATCTTATGCTGAGAGTCATGATCAG TCGATTGTTGGAGACAAGACTATTGCATTTCTGCTGATGGATAAAGAAATGTATTCTGGAATGTCTTGTTTGACAGATGCATCTCCCGTAGTTGAAAGAGGGATTTCACTCCACAAG ATGATACATTTTATAACCATGGCCTTAGGAGGGGAAGGTTATCTTAATTTCATGGGAAACGAG ttCGGGCATCCTGAGTGGATTGACTTCCCACGAGAAGGTAATGGGTGGAGTTATGACAAGTGTAGGCGACAATGGAATCTGCCTGACACAGACCACCTGAGATACAAG TTTTTGAATGCTTTTGACAGAGCAATGAACTCCCTTGATGATAAGTTTTCCTTCCTTGCATCAAGTAAGCAGATTGTGAGCTGTACAAGTGAAGAAGACAAG GTGATCGTCTTTGAACGTGGAGACCTAGTGTTTGTGTTCAACTTTCATCCCATAAACACATATGACGG ATACAAAGTCGGGTGTGACTTACCTGGAAAATACCGAGTCGCGCTTGATAGCGATGCTTGGGACTTTGGCGGACATGGAAGA GTAGGCCACGACGTCGACCATTTTACGTCCCCAGAAGGAATCCCTGGGGTGTCCGAAACAAATTTTAACAACCGACCCAATTCCTTCAAAGTTCTTTCACCAGCTCGAACGTGTGTG GTTTACCACAGAGTTGATGAAAgcaaagagaaagaaaatgataatTTAGTTGGTGCAAACGAGGCACGTGCTACCGATGTCTTTGCAAGGCATGTGGAGGATGACAATGAAGGATCTGCAGGTGGCGAAGAAGAGAACGATATTGCTGCAGGCGAGATTTCAAAGATTGAAGATGATACTGATACGAGAAAAACTGAAGATGGTGATGTTGACTCGAATAAGATTGAAGATTTGCCAGTGAGAGATTAG
- the LOC120075312 gene encoding uncharacterized protein LOC120075312: MIPTSLPSYLWGDTVLTATHLINRMPSRVLKFQKPLEYFKESFSSTRLFPDVPLRVFGCTVFVHNHGPHQSKFAPQAKKCVFVGYPLHQRGYKCFQPSSRKYFITMDSTFQEDKQFFPVSPLQGKTTSEEANASAYSVPLDLFPEPILETNDSVLTKQVFWITYYRKNLRKEIVPKIAPSVAPPEGVQESKPEPAQGTSILDDNEYVEGDVVNSGKVRIDGGGEFSGDTQGTENVQQLGTDKQVDKTSEIDATLDLLITLRKGTRSYTKHSMKNFLSYSNLSTRFKAFTTSLDTVMIPGNVHKALEVPE; encoded by the coding sequence ATGATACCGACATCCTTACCCTCGTATCTATGGGGAGATACTGTACTTACTGCAACTCATCTCATCAATCGGATGCCCTCTCGTGTGCTCAAGTTCCAAAAACCCTTAGAGTATTTTAAAGAGTCTTTCTCGTCCACTCGCCTTTTCCCAGATGTTCCCCTTAGGGTGTTTGGCTGTACCGTTTTTGTTCATAATCATGGTCCCCACCAGAGTAAGTTTGCTCCTCAGGCCAAAAAATGTGTGTTTGTTGGGTATCCACTTCATCAACGGGGCTACAAGTGTTTTCAGCCTTCCTCTCGAAAGTATTTTATCACCATGGATTCCACCTTTCAAGAGGACAAACAATTTTTTCCTGTTAGTCCTCTTCAGGGGAAGACCACTAGTGAAGAGGCTAATGCATCTGCCTACTCTGTTCCTTTAGACCTGTTTCCTGAGCCTATTCTTGAAACAAATGACTCTGTCCTTACAAAACAAGTgttttggataacctactataggaagaatctccgAAAAGAAATAGTTCCCAAAATAGCTCCCTCTGTTGCTCCACCAGAAGGTGTCCAAGAGTCAAAACCAGAACCAGCTCAAGGTACCTCTATTCTTgatgataatgaatatgttGAAGGTGATGTAGTGAACTCTGGCAAAGTTAGGATCGATGGTGGTGGTGAATTTTCAGGTGATACACAAGGAACTGAAAATGTGCAACAGTTGGGTACAGATAAACAGGTAGACAAGACTAGTGAGATTGATGCTACCTTGGATTTACTGATTACCCTACGGAAGGGTACGAGGTCCTACACCAAACACTCTATGAAAAACTTCTTGTCCTACAGTAACTTgtctacgagatttaaggcttTCACTACCAGCCTGGATACCGTGATGATTCCAGGTAATGTGCACAAGGCTCTGGAAGTTCCTGAATGA
- the LOC120076404 gene encoding uncharacterized protein LOC120076404, with protein MSKIRSDRRPPLARSPLRLRSRRVPQSNSTPSMQTPPGSLTKSQKMNRLPDLQESELRPEYRMISCELRALASMVRMELGCEESENGGDGDKLNVNSSSLFERGRFYDVYSARRNERLKRKKAESVAEIKTPHNLGVTVESSKRHSSKKLVNSLRKSVSAAYSVERSEVAPRYLLRSMTKENKKPPLPVNLEKSVIAAGERKIGPRRARRI; from the exons ATGTCTAAGATAAGATCTGATCGCAGGCCACCGCTAGCCAGATCGCCCTTGCGGCTCAGATCTCGCCGGGTTCCTCAATCCAATTCAACACCCTCCATGCAAACGCCGCCTG GTTCTTTGACAAAATCGCAGAAAATGAACCGTCTTCCAGATCTGCAAGAATCGGAACTCCGACCTGAGTATCGGATGATTTCATGCGAATTACGGGCTCTGGCAAGTATGGTTAGGATGGAATTAGGATGTGAAGAATCTGAAAATGGCGGAGACGGCGACAAATTGAACGTGAATTCGAGTTCTCTGTTCGAGCGAGGGAGATTTTACGACGTGTACTCTGCGAGGAGGAACGAGAGGCTTAAGAGAAAGAAAGCAGAGTCCGTGGCAGAGATCAAGACTCCACACAATCTCGGCGTGACGGTTGAATCTTCGAAACGGCACAGTTCGAAGAAGCTAGTAAATAGCTTGAGGAAATCGGTTTCTGCGGCGTATTCTGTGGAGCGGAGCGAGGTGGCTCCGAGGTACTTACTGCGTAGCATGACAAAGGAGAATAAGAAGCCTCCATTGCCGGTGAATCTAGAGAAATCAGTGATTGCTGCAGGAGAAAGGAAAATCGGCCCTCGAAGAGCACGAAGAATCTGA